A stretch of Plutella xylostella chromosome 10, ilPluXylo3.1, whole genome shotgun sequence DNA encodes these proteins:
- the LOC119693696 gene encoding TRPL translocation defect protein 14 isoform X2, with protein sequence MIQIENTFFELGRTCQRNCLIICDRGAMDASAFISKEVWEAMLAANSWNSVELRDNRYNHIVHMVSAANGAEDFYSTEEHACRSEGVELARELDYNAAAAWVGHPYFDVIDNSTDFDKKINRLIACVCQKIGIDTGDRLNVNSKKRKFLVKTPLPAESEFPPFQDFDVVHNYLQSDLRKAQARLRKRGQKGHWSYIHTVRRFHPSNGQSVEVRTQLNHRDYLNLLPQRDDAHFTIFKKRRCFIYNNQYYQLDIYRQPTHPRCRGLVLLETYSAAYEQDKLLASLPKFLQIEREVTGDHAYSMYNLSLKEDWKTSKKYYAGRDNHGQAKWALNGLAGDKLNAYHDKVGGHGPDKNGHGDKHRQTNGHATSNGHSPAANGHGPAANGHGPVANGHSPGANGHADNPPESDHSEPRPAHGPDTDSCKQNGHRMDLGSPKIPKKVALKI encoded by the exons TTATCTCGAAGGAGGTGTGGGAGGCGATGCTGGCCGCCAACAGCTGGAACAGCGTGGAGCTGCGCGACAACCGCTACAACCACATCGTGCACATGGTGTCCGCCGCCAACGGGGCTGAGGACTTCTACTCCACTGAG GAGCACGCGTGCCGCTCGGAGGGCGTGGAGCTGGCGCGCGAGCTGGACTAcaacgcggcggcggcgtgggtcGGACACCCCTACTTCGATGTCATCGACAACAGCACCGACTTCGACAAGAAGATCAACCGCCTCATCGCATGCGTGTGCCAGAAGATCGGCATCGACACCGGCGACCGACTCAACGTCAACTCCAAGAAGCGAAAGTTCTTGGTCAAGACTCCTCTGCCGGCGGAGTCGGAGTTCCCTCCATTTCAGGACTTCGACGTCGTCCACAATTATTTGCAGTCGGACTTGCGTAAAGCGCAGGCGCGGCTCCGCAAGCGAGGGCAGAAAGGCCACTGGTCCTACATTCACACGGTGCGAAGATTCCACCCCAGTAATGGGCAGTCGGTGGAGGTTCGCACTCAGCTCAACCACCGGGACTACCTCAACTTGTTGCCGCAGCGCGACGACGCCCACTTCACCATCTTCAAGAAGCGCCGCTGCTTCATCTACAACAACCAATACTACCAGCTCGACATCTATCGCCAGCCCACGCACCCCAG GTGCCGCGGGCTAGTGTTGCTAGAGACCTACAGCGCTGCGTATGAGCAGGACAAACTGCTTGCGTCGTTGCCCAAGTTCCTGCAGATAGAGCGAGAGGTGACGGGAGACCACGCCTACTCCATGTACAACCTGTCGCTGAAGGAGGACTGGAAGACCTCCAAGAAGTACTACGCCGGCCGCGACAACCATG GGCAGGCCAAGTGGGCGTTGAATGGGCTCGCTGGGGACAAGCTAAACGCGTACCATGACAAGGTGGGCGGCCACGGGCCCGACAAGAACGGCCATGGAGACAAGCACAGGCAGACCAACGGTCACGCCACCAGTAATGGACACTCGCCGGCAGCAAACGGCCATGGACCGGCAGCAAATGGCCACGGACCGGTAGCAAACGGTCACTCGCCGGGAGCAAATGGTCACGCCGACAATCCACCGGAGAGTGATCACTCTGAGCCCCGCCCCGCCCACGGCCCCGACACAGACTCCTGCAAACAGAACGGACACAGAATGGATCTCGGATCACCAAAGATTCCCAAGAAGGTTGCTCTTAAGATATAA
- the LOC119693699 gene encoding uncharacterized protein LOC119693699: MNFGLVDYGSSSPSSSETEEEPEPSEKPADEVKPSVAKLPKPSLDAPALQTSVFSNPFVEAELAKAAILEKHVKMVPGKEETQMINGKKICWSHRKGRCRFGHRCKFAHDTDIQKSPEELEAEKQRILSRSFCEGADTVTSTQPQHVPVEEVNPTDDAVWEGGSDRKKLKRPGLSQGLIPGQKVLKMYKQQKLKEKKN; this comes from the exons ATGAATTTCGGACTTGTAGACTACGGATCCTCTTCGCCTTCATCTAGCGAAACAGAGGAGGAACCAGAACCAAGTGAAAA gcCGGCAGACGAAGTAAAACCTAGTGTGGCAAAGTTACCCAAACCTTCCCTTGATGCCCCAGCTTTACAGACATCAGTATTCTCAAATCCGTTTGTTGAAGCTGAGCTGGCGAAGGCGGCAATATTAGAAAAACACGTAAAAATG GTTCCAGGGAAAGAAGAGACACAGATGATAAACGGAAAGAAGATTTGCTGGAGCCACAGGAAGGGACGGTGCAGATTTGGTCACCGATGCAAATTTGCTCACGACACTGACATTCAAAAGAGCCCTGAAGAGTTGGAAGCAGAGAAACAG AGGATCCTTTCAAGGTCTTTTTGCGAGGGTGCTGACACAGTGACTTCCACACAGCCGCAGCATGTGCCAGTGGAAGAGGTGAACCCGACTGATGATGCAGTGTGGGAGGGAGGCTCTGATAGGAAGAAGCTGAAGCGTCCCGGCCTCAGCCAGGGTCTGATACCAGGACAAAAAGTCCTCAAAATGTATAAACAGCAGAAGttaaaagaaaagaaaaattaa